A genomic window from Quercus lobata isolate SW786 chromosome 10, ValleyOak3.0 Primary Assembly, whole genome shotgun sequence includes:
- the LOC115965971 gene encoding uncharacterized protein LOC115965971, whose translation MQSLLNIKVFTDFNTGTRRLVVGRGSCGGGLFGESEVGVIRRQHHQWFNSRYSSKNSRILACANNGNGNGPGQTPSPIPSSSSSSSSFFSRSQTYALLKQRLEVAAKSEDYEEAARIRDSLKSFEEEEPVLRLRRLMKEAIAEERFEDAAKFRDELKEIAPHALLKCSSDATTLGIRVQVRSVYIEGRSQPSRGQYFFAYRIRITNNSDRPVQLLRRHWIITDANEKIENVWGIGVIGEQPVILPHTGFEYSSACPLSTPNGRMEGDFEMKHIDRVGSQSFNVAIAPFSLSILGDDTDSL comes from the exons ATGCAATCTTTATTAAACATTAAGGTTTTCACTGATTTTAATACTGGTACGAGGCGGTTGGTTGTTGGCCGAGGAAGCTGTGGAGGAGGGTTGTTCGGAGAGTCCGAGGTCGGAGTAATAAGGAGACAGCACCACCAATGGTTCAATTCCAGATATTCATCCAAGAATTCTAGGATTTTAGCTTGTGCTAATAATGGTAATGGTAATGGGCCGGGTCAGACTCCGAGTCCGATTCCGAGTTCCAGTTCCAGTTCTAGTTCGTTCTTTTCTCGTAGCCAAACCTATGCTTTGTTAAAGCAGCGATTGGAGGTTGCCGCCAAATCCGAG GATTATGAAGAAGCTGCAAGGATACGTGATTCGTTGAAATCATTCGAGGAAGAAGAACCGGTTTTACGTCTAAGGAGATTGATGAAGGAGGCAATTGCTGAGGAGAGGTTTGAG GATGCAGCTAAATTTCGTGATGAGCTAAAGGAAATTGCACCACACGCTCTTTTAAAATGTTCAAGTGATGCAACAACCTTG gGGATCAGGGTTCAAGTCAGGAGTGTTTACATAGAGGGCCGTAGTCAACCTTCAAGGGGCCAATACTTCTTTGCATATAGAATAAGAATTACCAATAATTCAGACCGCCCCGTTCAACTTCTCAGAAGACATTGGATTATTACTGATGCCaatgaaaaaattgagaatGTCTG GGGGATAGGAGTTATTGGAGAACAGCCTGTTATACTTCCTCATACTGGTTTTGAATACTCATCTGCATGCCCATTAAGCACTCCCAATGGCAGAATG GAAGGTGACTTTGAGATGAAACACATTGATAGAGTAGGCTCTCAGTCTTTTAATGTGGCCATTGCcccattttctctctcaataCTAGGAGATGACACTGATAGTTTATGA